In Sandaracinaceae bacterium, the genomic window GTGGGCGTCCAGGGGTCGTGAAGCCAGGTTCGCGCGCGACGCGCCGGAAGATCTCGGCGTAGGCGTCGGCGACGCGGGGGAGGCTCAGGTTGGCCTCCGCGTGGGCACGCGCCCGGGCCCCCGCGGTCTCCCGGGCGTCCGGGTCGGTGAGGAGCGCTCGTACGGGCTCACGGAAGCTCTCCCCGGGCGTCACGAGCGCACCAGCGCCGGAGCCCCGGAACAGCTCGACATTGGCTCCAACGCCACTCGCAACCACCGCCGCCCCCACGGCCATGTACTGAATCATCTTGAACCCACACTTGCCTCTCGTCAGCGGACTGTCGGGGAGAGGCATGAGCCCCACGTCGAAGCTCTGGAGGAGCGCGACTTCGTCCTGCCGGGACCAAGGGATCTGCTCCACCAAGGGGTGGTTCGTGTAGCCTTCGAGCCGGCCGTTCGAGACGATGCGCACCCGAGCGCCGGCCACGCTGCTCACCGCCTCCAGGACGTCTGGGAGCACGGCCTCGATGTATGGGAGGTTTGGTGAAGTCCCCATCCACCCCACAACGAGATCGGCTCTGCCCACGCCGTTCACACGAGGCGCCGGGCGGTATCGATTCGTGTCGATCACGGTCGGCAGCACGGTCGTCTTCTTGGGCACGGCCGCCTCTCGCGCGAGGAATTCGTTGCCGGCGACCACCCACTGACAACAGCCGACCGCCTGCTGGAAGGCCCGGCGCCTGAGCCGGCTGTCTCTCCCCCCCGGACCCAACCAGATCGCGTCGTCGAAATCGAACACCGTATGGGGATGCAGCCGAGCGAGCGCGCACTCTGGCCACGCGGTATGCGGAATGGCAGTGCGCTGGAAGAAGACGACGTCGTGACGCAACGCCTCCAGACCCAGTAGCGCCCGCTTCGACCGCGTCAACAGCTTGTACGCGCTCCCCAAGGGTGTCCGCGAGATCTCTCCATATCTGGTCCCGTAGCCGTATCGCAGCGTGCAGTGGATCCCCCGATTCTCGAGCTCCGGGAAGAACTGTCGAGCACGGAAACGGGACGCCGGCACCTCTTTCCCTTCGACCAAGAACAGCACGCGCAGCTCCGGCATCATCTCTGGTCTTCCTCGCGTCGAACTTTCATTCGAGTTTCTGGCTTCATGGAGTGGCGCTCGACGAACCCTTGCCGCAGCATCGACCCCCACGATGTCCTCATCCGGAACCCGAGCCTCGAATGGGCTCCCCCGAGTCCTGTTCGCCGAGTATCCGTTGAACCGGTGGAACCTGGGCGGAAAAGAGCGCAGGACACGGGCTCTGGCCGCCGAGCTCGAGCGGCTGGGCGCCCGCGTCGGGTACTACGATGCCTGGAGTGAGCCCGACCGCGACTTCGATATCCTGCAGATCTTCGGTTCCGAGTACTACCAGGCCGAGCTCGTGAAGCGCGCTCGCTCCGTCGGGCTGGCGGTCGCGACCTTCAGCATACTGGTCTTCCGTTCGAGCGCCGATAGACAGCGAACCCGACGCTGGCGACACCTGGACCGCTTCTGTCCGGTCACGACAACCTTCGGCTTGCGTCGCAGCGTACTGGAAGACTCGGACCTCGTCTTCTTCGCCAGCGAGGCCGAGCGACGCGACGCGCAGGACGTCTACGGGGTGACGCCACGGACGTCCACGGTCGTTCGTTCGACGGTGTCCCCGGAGTTCGCCGACGCCAGCCCCACTCCGTTCGAACGAGCCACGGGCCTGCGAGACTTCGTCCTCGCTGTCGGGCGGATCGAGCCCCGGAAGAATACGCTTCGACTGATCGAGGCGGCTCGCCGATGCGCCCTTCCCCTCGTCCTCATCGGTCCGATGGATCAGAGCCACCCAGACTTCTCGGCGGATGTGCGCGCTCGCGTCGACGCACACCCGGATCTGCACTGGCTTCCGCCCTACGCTCCCGACGACCCACTTCTCGCCTCGGCGTACGCCGCAGCGCGCGTGCATGTCTTGCCCAGCTTCCACGAGACCGCGGGGTTGGTGAACATGGAGGCGTTGCTCACCCGTACCCAGGTCGTGACCACGCCGCTGGACGCGGTGCGAGAGTACATGCGCGACTACGCGTTCTACGCCAACCCCGAGGACGTCGGAGAACTCGCCGCGAAGATCCGCGAAGCCTACGACACACCGTTCGACGAGCGGGCTCGAGACCACGTGCTCGAGACGCTCACGCACCCCAGCGCCGCGCGCGCCATGCTGGACGCGTACCGCGGCCTCCTCGCGTCCCGCTCATGAGCCAGTCTGCTCGCAGATGAAACCGGTAACGGAGCCGCAGCTGAGGTCGAGCCACGTGCCGTCGCTGGTGGCGATGACCGCGCACTGCTGGCCGGGCGTCGTGCCCTCGCCACCTCGCCAGTTCACGTAGGACGCCAGGTCGCCTCCCGGCCAACGCCACTCCCCGACGGCGTTTCGCGTCATGCCGAGCCACCAGCTGTTGGTGGCTGGGTACAGCCCCTGAGCCGTCGAGCGTACCGTCCCGTTCTCGGTTCCGTTGTCGATGCGTACGAGAGCCATGCCGGCGGCGGAGCAGGTAGTCGTCGCGCTCGACCATGTGTTGTGCCGCGCCATCTCCCCGCAGAACATGTAGCGGCGGCCGCTCAGCGTCCGAACCGGACAGGGGCAAGCTCCTCCCTCGTCGGTCGCGCCATCGCAGTCCTGGTCCACCCCATCGCACGTCTCGGTGGCGCCGGGATTGATCCCCGCGTTGCCGTCATTGCAGTCATCAGAGGTCTCTGAGAGACCGCCCGGATTTGCGCAGGCCATCGTGACCGCGGGGCCAGCTCCGTAGCCGTCCGCATCGCCGTCGGCGTACCAGCTCAGTGGCCCCACCGCGCCGGCTTCGTCCACCATGCCATCGCAGTCTTCGTCGCCCCCACCGCATACTTCGACCGAGTCGTCAGACAGATCCGAGCACGTGATCGCGCCCATCTCACACGCCGTCACGCCTTCCTCGCAGGCGTCCGCGTCCGGGCCATCGCAGGCCACGCCGACGTCGCCGTCCTCAGCGCCGTCGGGCGTCGACGGATCGCAGTCGTTGTCCACGCCGTCGCACAGCTCCGGCGTGGGGCTGCAGCCATCGACCGGCACTACCGTCGAATCGCTGGCATCCGGGCCACCGTCGCGAACCCCCGAATCCTCCTGACCGGCGACGCACTGGCCGTCGAGGCACCTCTGCCCCGGTGCGCACTGGAGGTCTGTCGAGCAGACTCGGGTTCCCAGGCCCGAGCGCTGGAGGACGCAAGCGTTGAAGCCGACCACGCCGAGGAGCACGAACAGGGCGGTACACAGGCGACTGTCCACGGCGTGAGCCTATCGCCGCGCGAGCGCGCCAAGCAACCCCCGGCCGCCCTGAATGCAATCGCCCCCTTGCGCTACTGACAGCCGTGCCCTTTGCTGCCCCCACGGTTCCTGCTAAGCACGCGACTCTCGGGAGGAAGATGAGCTCCAAGATTGGCGTGATCACCCTCATGCGAGGCGAGAAGGACCTCGTGGAGGGACTCGACGAGAAGCTGCGCTGGACGCCAGAGTGGCATCTCGTTGAGACTGCAGGCGAAGTGACGTCCCTGGACCTCCAGCACCCCGGAGTCCAGCTGCACCACTTCCCCTTGCCGCTCGGGGCGTGTTTCGAGAACGCCAGGACCGAGGCGCTCCGGCACTGCTCCGCCAAGTGGGTCCTGGTGCTCGACACCGATGAAGAGGTGGCTCCGCAAACGGTTTCCTATCTCGAGGGTCGTCTCGACGAGTGGGACGAACGCGGCGTGGCGGGCGTCTGGATGCCCAGGCTCAACCATGTGCTCGGGCACCCCATGCGCTCGCCGAACCAATGGCCTGATTGGCAGCTGCGGCTCGTGCGCGCGGACAAGGTTCGGTTCCCCACCCGACTTCACGACAAGTACGAAGTGGACGGTGAAGAGGAGCACCTGCCCTCCGATGAGGCTCACGCCATCCTCCACTATCCGTTCCGGTCGACGGCCCAGTACGTCGACAAGATGAATGTATACTCCACGATCGAGCTCGAGAACGTCGTCCCACGCGTCTTCCCCCCTGGCCTCGCCGCTGCGCGGGCGACGAAATACTTCCTGACGCGATATCTCAGGCAAAAAGCCTTCCTGGACGGTCCCACGGGCCTCCACTTCTGCCTCGTGATGGCGTTCACGCGCTATCTCTCGGAGACCAAGAAGTGGGAGGCGCAGGTCGTAGGGACCGAGCTGGAAGGCCCGGCGGGCCATTTCATGCGCTGAGGGCGCCCCACGTGCACACAGTCAAGCCCAATAGTTCTACCCGTCCCCCCGTCCGTCCCGCCGAGCGATTTCTCGTCTTTGGCGCTCCCCAGATCGAAGACGCCGAGATCGAGGAGGTGGTCGCGACGCTCCGCAGCGGGTGGCTGGGCAAGGGGCCGCGCGTCGCGGCTTTCGAGGAGTCCTTCGCCGCCTACAAGCGAGCGGAGCATCCGCTCGCGCTCAACTCGTGCACAGCGGCGCTGCACCTCAGTTTGCTGGCCTCGGGGATCGGCCCGGGCGACGAGGTCATCACGACCGCGATGACCTTCTGCGCGACCGTCAACTCGATCATCCACACGGGCGCCACTCCCGTGCTCTGCGATGTCGATCCCGTGACGCTCAACATCGACCCGGATGCCATCCGGGATCGGATCACCGACAAGACGCGCGCGATCCTGGTCGTGCACTTCGCGGGTCGAGCCTGCGAAATGGACGCCATCGAGGCCCTCGCTCGCGACCACGACCTGCGGATCATCGAAGATTGCGCTCACGCCATCGAGACGACCTACAAAGGGCGTCCAGCCGGGACGATCGGTGACTTCGGCTGCTTCAGCTTCTACGCCACGAAGAACGTCGCGACAGGTGAAGGCGGCATGCTGCTGAGCAAGTATGCCCACGATGCCGAGCGCGCCAAGACGCTGTCCTTGCATGGTATGACGCGGGACGCCTGGAAGCGTTTCGCAGCGGAGGGCTATCGCCACTATCAGGTCGTCGAGCCCGGCTTCAAGTACAACATGATGGACATTCAGGCGGCGATCGGCATCCACCAGCTCGCGCGCGTCGACAACAACTGGGAGCGGCGCCTCCAGGTGTGGCGTCGCTACGACCAGGAGCTCGCTGACCTGCCGATCGATCTGCCGGCCTCTCCGGGTGGCGAGAGTCGCCATGGGTTGCATCTCTACACCATCCGTCTCCGGGAAGACGCCGGGCTGAGCCGCGACGCCTTTCTGCAGCGGATGACCGCAGAAGGGATCGGGACGGGGGTGCACTACCTGGCCATCCCCGAGCACCCCGTCTACCAAGAGCGTCTCGGCTGGCGTCCGGAGGACTATCCGAACGCGATGCACTTCGGTCGCGATACGGCTTCGTTGCCGCTGTCCGCTCGGCTCACCGATTCGGACGTCGCTGACGTCATCGAAGCGACCCGCCGCGCGCTCGGCGCGAGCTGACCCGGTGCGAGACGTGCGCACCTCGAGCCAGCGCCCCATGTCCGCAGGTGTCACGTCGCCACGCGCCGACAGCGCGTCGACGCGTGTCTTGCATTCCTTTCCGCTCTGGCTGCCCCGGACTCAGACGTGGCTCTACAACGAGATCGTCGGGCTGCCGGACCGCATCACGAACCACATCTCCTGCATCGACACCTGGAACCTGGACCGGTTCGGTGTGCCCCGGCTGAGCTCCTTCTCGGCGGACCGCGACGAGTGGCTCGGGTCGCTCAAGGAGCCTTACCACCGCGTCAGGGACACACGTGGCGTCGGGTTCGTCGCGCGAACGCTGGAGCGGGGCGCGTTCCAGGCCTACCAGCGTCGCGCAGTACGACGAAACGGGATTCAGGTCGTGCACTCCCACTTCGGCACCGTGGGCTGGCAGAATCTACCCTCCATCGTCGGCACGGGGGCGCGCCATGTCGTGACCTTCTACGGCTACGATGTGAATCGAGTACCGGTGCAATTCGCGCGATGGCGCCGACGCTATCGGACGCTCTTCCGAACGGTGGATCGAGTTCTGTGCGAAGGCCCGCATATGGCGCGCTGTATCGAGAAGCTCGGTTGCCAACCCGAGAAGATCCGCGTTCACCATCTGGGTGTTGACCTGAGCGCGCTGGACTTTGAGCCGCGCAACTCACTGCCCCGCGCCCCGCTGCGGATCCTCATGGCCAGCTCGTTCCACGAGAAGAAAGGGATCCCGTACGGTGTCGCCGCAGTCGGGATGCTCAACCGCGACTTCCCGATCGCGCTCACTATCGTGGGGGACTCCACCGAAGACGGACGCTGCAGCGATGAGAAGGGGCGGATCCAGGACGCGGTTCGAGAGTATGGTCTACAGGATGTGACGACTTTCCTCGGCTACATCACCCACGCCGAGTTGTTGGAACAGGCGCGCAGCCACCACGTCTACCTCGCGCCCTCGGTGACCGCGAGCGACGGCGACACCGAGGGTGGTGCGCCTGTGAGCGTCATCGAGATGCTTGGCACGGGCATGATGGTGGTCGCGACGCGCCACTGCGATATCCCGAACGTCGTACATCACGGCGAGAGCGGTCTGCTCGCCCCCGAGAGGGACCCCGAGGCGCTCGCGCGACATCTGCGCTGGCTGGTCGATCATCCAGACGCATGGACGGAGATGGCTCGCGTAGGACGACGGCACGTGGAGCGGGAGTTCGACCTCAGGGTGCAATCGGAACGACTGGCTGCCATGTACGAGGAGCTGGTGGAGGGTTGATGCGATGCCACTGGATATGCTGCTTCGAAGCCAGCTGACTCACATTCGCAGGGGCATGGCGCGCTCGATGTTGCTGAGCCGAGTCGCGGCGTACGCATCCAGACAACTGCAAGGAGTCGTCTGCGAACGACTCGGCGGGGACCCCGACTCCGACCGGAACGGCGAGCAGCGCCTCATCGAGGTGCTGGGCCCTCACATCTCCACGTTCGTGGATGTGGGAGCGAACGTGGGCGACTGGAGCGCCCGCGTGGTGGGCGCCGCCAGTCAGCTCGAGCGCGGTCACTTGCTCGAACCCAACCGCGCGGCGTGCGCTCGGCTCGAGGAGCGGTTCGCGGACCTAACGTCACTCCGGATCCACCCGGTGGCGGCCGCACGCACACCCGGAACGATCGAGTTCTTCGAGGAGCCCGGCTGCGGCGAGACGTCGTCGACCGTCGCTGGCTCGAGTCGCGCGGACGCGGTGCGGCGCGAGGTTCCTTGTACCACGGTCGACGCGTTCCTGGGCGACGAGGGCATCGAGGAGCTGGACTGGCTCAAGATCGACGCCGAGGGAGCTGATCTCGCGGTACTGCAGGGGGCGATCGGATCGCTGTCTGCTCATCGCGTCAGATGGGTCCAGTTCGAGTACAACGGCGCGTGGATCCGCGCCGGCGCGCGCTTGAGCGACGCCCTCGAATTGCTGGACGATCACGGCTATCGGACGCTGTTGATCCATCCGCGCGGGCTCCTCGACTTTCCGTACGACATCTACCGAGACTTCTACGGGTACTCGAACTTCCTGGCCGCCAGCCCGTCGTCGCGCGACGCTCTGGCTCCACTACTCGCTGGCGCCGCGTGATGGTCGCGCTGGCACCGCGAGCTTGCTCGCCCGCGACATGACGCTCCCGCCGCATGCTCCCGCGGACGAGAACCGGAGTTCTCTTGCCGACCGAGTTCTCGGGGGGATCGCGTGGAGCGCGCTCGGTAACGTGTTCCAGCAGGTCGTGGCTTTCGGCATCTCCGTCACGCTCGCCCGACTCCTCAGCCCCCGGGAGTTCGGAGTGCTGGCGATGGTCACCGTGCTCCTCGGTTTCGGCAACCTCCTCGCCGAGCTCGGCTTCACCGCCGCTCTGATCCAGCGGAAGGACCTCTCCCCGGCGCATCTGGACTCCGCCTTCTGGCTCACGCTGGCGTCCGGCTCGCTCCTGGGCCTCGGCTTCGCCCTCGCCGCCCCAGCAGTGGCGCGGTTCTACTCTGAGCCGCAGCTGGTCGCGGTGACGCGGGTGATGGCGGTGAACTTCGTCCTCGTCCCGACCGCGGCCGTACAGCTCGCGCTCATGCAACGCGAGATGCGATTCAAGAAGCTGGCTGCCATCGGCGTGGGCAAGGTGGTGCTCGCCGGCGCCGTCGGCGTCACGCTCGCGGCGCTCGACCAAGGGATCTGGAGCCTCGTCGCCCACAGCTTGTGTCTGAGCGCGTTTGGTACCGCCGGCCTTTGGTTGTTCTCGAGTTGGCGTCCGAGACTCCGGTTCTCGGTGTCATCCGCGCGCGAACTCTGGGACTACAGCGGCAGCCTCATCGGCTTCGGAGTTGCTAACTTCTGGGCGCGCAACGCCGACAACATACTGGTAGGCCGGTTCATCGGGGCCACCGGCCTCGGGATCTACTCGCGTGCGTACAGCACCATGCTGCTTCCACTCAACCAGATCGCCGCCGTGCTGACGACCGTGATGTTCCCGGCGCTCGCCTCGATCCAGGATGACCGCGAACGACTTGCCAGCGTCTATCTGCGGGCCGTGGGCGGGGTGGCGCTGGTCACGACGCCCGTCATGCTCGGTGTCTTCGTGCTCGCGGAGGACTTCGTGCTGGCTGTCTTTGGCTCACAGTGGGCCGGAGTCGTGCCGGTGCTTCAGGTCCTCGTGCTGCTCGGGGTCATGCAGTCGCTGGCCTCGACAGTGGGGTGGCTGTACCAGGCGCTCGGCCACACCCGAATGATGTTCCGGTGGGGGCTCTTCTCGAGCGCGGTCATCGTGGCGGCGATTGGTGTCGGCGTCTGGATGGGTTCTCCCGTCTCGGTCGCGGGCGCCTACGCCGGCGCCAGCGTCCTCTTGACGCCGCTCGCACTGCTCCTGCCAGGGCGGCTCGTCGGATTGGGGGTCGCCGACTTCACCAGAGCGATCTGGGGCCCGCTCGCCGCCGGCGTTCTCATGGCGGTAACGATCGGTGCGCTTCGCCGCTGGAGCCCCTTGCCAGCCGCTCCGTGGCCACACCTCCTGATCCTGGCGCCGCTCGGGGCCCTGATCTATTGGGTGGCTGTGAGTCAGATCTTCCGGGTGGAGAGCTACGTGTCACTCCGCACGCTGCTCCTGCAGAAGCTTCGAGGGCGCGCAGCGTCCACCCCGAACGATTCATGAGTACTCGCGACGCGATCCGCACCTTCCTCTGGAACTCCGCGCGTGATGCGCAGCGGACCCTTCGAGGCAAGCCGCTCGCACTTGTGCCATTGGCTGGCGCCACCCTCGACAGGAGAGACGTCGCGATCGCGAGCGCCTGGCGCGATCGTCCGGACCGATGGCTCGACCCCGAGCCGGTGCGGGCGTATGAGCGCGCGTTCGCCCGATGGAATGCGTCTCGTCATGCCTTCGCGTTCGGCAAGGGAAGGGTCGCCCTCAGTGGGATCATCAGCGCGATGGGTCTCGGCCCCGGTGACGAGGTCATCATCCCGGGGTTCACCTGCGTGGTCGTGCCCAACGCGTTTCGGTTCGCAGGCGTCACCGTTCGCTTCGCCGACATCGAGTTGGACACCTACGGCCCATCTGTCGACGCCATCCGCCGGCTGGTCAGCGCGCGGACCAAAGCTGTGCTGGTCCATCACCTGTTCGGCCTAGTCTGCCTCGATTACGACAGGATCTTGGATCTTTGCCACACCCGCAGAATCAGGGTCATCGAGGATTGCGCCCACGCGACTGGCGCGCGGTACCGAGGGCAGCGAATCGGGCACTTCGGCGACGCAGCGTTCTACAGCTCGGAACACTCCAAGGTGTTCTCCACCGTTCAAGGGGGGATGGCGACTACGAACGATCCCGAGCTCGCTCGTGGGCTCGCAGAATTCCAGAGGTCGTCCTCTCCTCTCGACCCGGGCACCCTGTCACGCTTGCTTCGCACGTGCCGAAAGGACTACCTCACGAATGCCCACCCCCATCGCGCCCTCATTCGACACCCGGCGGCGCTGTGCATGAGCTCGAGCGCGGTCGCTTCCACGACGGCAGATGAGGTGCGAGGGAACCGGCCAGACAACTACAGGCTTTCGCTCGCGGCCCCTCTCGCCGAACTCGGGCTATCGCAGCTCTCGAAGCTGGACAGCCTGAACGCCCGGCGCCGGCGCCAAGCCGCCAAGTGGCGTGAATGGGCGGAGGAGCGTGGGTACGGGGCCCCATGGATCGCCCCGGAGTCGGAGCCGGTGTTCCTCCGCTATCCACTGACCGTCCCCGCCGCGGTGAAGCGCAGACCTCGCGTCATCGAGGAGGAGCTCGGCGTGGAGTGTGGTGTCTGGTTCACCTCACCGCTTCACCCCTCGCCCGAGCGAGTGGAGGGTTGTCCCAACGCCTACACCGCCGTTGAGACGTGCGTGAACCTGCCATGCCTGGTGCCAGAATGACCCTTCTTCGACACGCGAGACAGCTCCCGACGCTCGCGGGGGAGTTCGCCCGCGAGCTCGTTCTTGCCGCGGTTCGCTCCACCAACTCGGACCTGGGACGCTTCGCTCGAGCAACACTCTTTCACACGCGCGCCCACATCGACACCGATGTGAGGATCACGCACCCGAGACAGTTCTCAGCGCCGGCCGGTGCGGCCGTCTTCCATGGCACCTACATCCTCAACACGCGCGGCACGGTGACGCTGGGCCGCCGCAGCCATCTGGGCGCCGGTTGCTACGTCAACGCATCGCGCGGCCGCCTGATCCTGGGCGATGATGTCGTCGTCGGCCCAAAATGCGTATTCGTGTGCAACTCGAACCACTTCGAGTACGCGAAGGCCGTCAGCGAGACGTACAAGACTGGCGACATCGTCATCGGTAACAACGTCTTCCTTGGTGCGGCCTGCACCGTCCTGCCGAACACGATCATCGAGGACAACGTGGTGGTCGCCGCGGGGGCAGTCGTGCGAGGGACGCTTGCGTCGAACCGGATCTACGGCGGCGTGCCGTGCAAGGAACTGTCCGAAGGGTGGTACGAATGACTCGTGGTTCGCACAACTGGCTCATCCACGAGCTGAACCAGAAGATCGCTGAAGGTCTCACCTACCGTGGGCGCGTTGTCGATCTCGGATGCGGGACCGCACCCTACAGAGACCTCATCTTGCAGACGGCGGATGAGTACATCGGTGTCGACTGGGTGGAGTCACTCCACGACCGTTCGCACGTGGACGTGAACGCCGACCTCAACCAGCCGCTCCCCTTCGCGTCGGAGTTCGCGGACACGGTCGTTTCGTTTCAGGTGCTCGAGCATATCGCGAACCCGACTCTGCTGCTATCGGAAGCCCATCGCATCCTCAAACCCGGCGGCGCGCTCCACGTGACAGTGCCTTTCATGTGGCACATTCATGAAGCCCCGCACGACTACTTCCGATACACCGAGTACGGTCTCAGGCACATCCTTGAAGGAGCCGGCTTCACTGGGATCGATATCGTACCGAACACGGGTTTCTGGCAAACTTGGTTCTTGAAGCTCAACTACCAAACGGTGCGCTTCGCCCGCGGCCCGCTCAGCCTTCCGCTACGGGCCTTCTGGCGGTCGAATCAGATCCTGGCTCCCGTCCTCGACCGACTCGACCCTCAGCCCGCGGAGACGGCCAGCTACACAGTGACCGCACGTCGAGCGCGATAGCTCTCACCCCGACGCGCGCGCGCCTCGCAGCAGCGCGCCGATCTCGTTGGCGGTGCGGTTCCAGTCGAACAGACTCGCTCTCCGGAGCGCTCGGCTGCGGAGTTGTGAAGCTGAGCGCTCATCGTCGAGCATCTCCCCTACGCGGTCCACCCAGTCCTTCGGTGTTTGCGGGTCCAGCAGTATGCCGCCGTCGCCCACGACCTCCGAGAGCGACGCACGGTCGGAGGAGAGCACGACTGCCCCCGACGCCATCGCCTCGAGAGGTGCGAGTCCGTATCCCTCGTACAGGGACGGAAACACGAATGCGGTCGCGCCCTGCATCAAGGGGGACAAGTGCGCCCGTGGCACATAGCCGAGCGAGACGACGCTCTCGGCGACGCCTTGGCGCTGCGCTGATGCCCGC contains:
- a CDS encoding DapH/DapD/GlmU-related protein encodes the protein MTLLRHARQLPTLAGEFARELVLAAVRSTNSDLGRFARATLFHTRAHIDTDVRITHPRQFSAPAGAAVFHGTYILNTRGTVTLGRRSHLGAGCYVNASRGRLILGDDVVVGPKCVFVCNSNHFEYAKAVSETYKTGDIVIGNNVFLGAACTVLPNTIIEDNVVVAAGAVVRGTLASNRIYGGVPCKELSEGWYE
- a CDS encoding class I SAM-dependent methyltransferase, encoding MTRGSHNWLIHELNQKIAEGLTYRGRVVDLGCGTAPYRDLILQTADEYIGVDWVESLHDRSHVDVNADLNQPLPFASEFADTVVSFQVLEHIANPTLLLSEAHRILKPGGALHVTVPFMWHIHEAPHDYFRYTEYGLRHILEGAGFTGIDIVPNTGFWQTWFLKLNYQTVRFARGPLSLPLRAFWRSNQILAPVLDRLDPQPAETASYTVTARRAR